From the Candidatus Pelagibacter sp. IMCC9063 genome, the window AGTTTTATCCGAAAGATGAAAAATTAAATATTTAGACCGTCTTGTTATTTTTTTTATTTTCTTTTTAACAACGTTTTTTCTAAAATTTTTATTTATTTTGTATCTGAGACTATAATTTTTTATTTTTATATCTGTGATATACTGATCTTGTACATATTTCTGCAGTGTTTTTTTGGTAATTTCTACCTCTGGCAATTCAGGCATAAAGAATAAGCTACTATAAAATTATTAATGTTTTATATTTGTATATATTAAAATGAAAACTTCAAAATTAAAAAAGCAAATTGTAAAAAGTGTTTTTGATAAAGTTCATGATGAATATGATGTTATGAACGATGTGATGTCTCTTGGCTCTCACCGATTGTGGAAGAAAGAATTTGTTAAATTGATGAATGTTCAAAAAAATGAAACTATACTAGATATGGCTTCTGGAACTGGCGATATCGCGAAACTCATTGCCAAAAATTATAATTATACAAAAATAATTAGGGTAGATTCTAATTATTTAATGTTAAAGAAAGGCACTGAATCTTTTAAAGTTAATAAAAAAATAAGTGAAGTATGCTCTGCTGCAGAACAGGTTCCACTTAAAAGTGAAAGTATAGATATCTACGCCATCAGCTTTGGAATCAGGAACACGTTTGATGCAGAGAGGGCTACGCAAGAAGCATACCGATTATTAAAAAAAGGCGGCAAATTTATTTGCTTGGAATTCTACAAGGTAGAAAAGCCGATATTAAAGGAGCTATATAAGCTTTATTCTAAAATAATTCCCTCTGTTGGACAATTAATAGTTGGTGATAAGGGCCCATACGAATATCTTACTAGCAGTATTCAAAAATTTTATACTCAAGATCAATTTAAAGAAATGTTAAAACAATCTAAATTTAAGAATGTAAATTA encodes:
- a CDS encoding ubiquinone/menaquinone biosynthesis methyltransferase; amino-acid sequence: MKTSKLKKQIVKSVFDKVHDEYDVMNDVMSLGSHRLWKKEFVKLMNVQKNETILDMASGTGDIAKLIAKNYNYTKIIRVDSNYLMLKKGTESFKVNKKISEVCSAAEQVPLKSESIDIYAISFGIRNTFDAERATQEAYRLLKKGGKFICLEFYKVEKPILKELYKLYSKIIPSVGQLIVGDKGPYEYLTSSIQKFYTQDQFKEMLKQSKFKNVNYINLMGGIVSIHTAWKI